In Eriocheir sinensis breed Jianghai 21 chromosome 17, ASM2467909v1, whole genome shotgun sequence, one genomic interval encodes:
- the LOC126999963 gene encoding titin-like isoform X40 — translation MKLFVVWTLVLVLGNLGAGRQSLADGGGSKGLPQDGAASLTLENTDVDPCRKQDEGGLKELPKVYDLTSMKPSLENGTHNTIKTVERRVINNTDEAGHLTGNKTVVEKTTETDVQPNRNVSKTTEAQVVVDEKGKESGEKHVTESETVTQSTPDNGTLTQTVDVKTVTDEKGNEINEEVVIKKEATVLTNDTKEKPKDDKAATLLLPKDDQGKNKTETTEITEERKETLPDNTTHEVLVKEKEEILPSQNSTKVTSVETKNITEMGDGLQKTEITEERKEILPSNITNEDVLKEEILPSQNSTKVTSVETKNITEKGDGLQKTEITEERKEILPSNITNEDVLKEEILPSQNSTKVTSVETKNITEMGDGLLKTEITEERKEILPSNITNEDVLKEEILPSQNSTTVTSVETKNITEKGDGLLRAEQTKERKETLPDNTTHEIVVKEKEEKLPSQDSTNETSVESKNVTYKGDGKDVEKETVIQKEVVKNVCNGDIKEVRDEGHLKETAEDLKHQVSDVKNKIEEEKAKAEETSPTPTQWIEQKPVAAPVIQEGKVVRKVVPAVRPMKVVRKVVPAVRPMKVVRKVVPAVRPMKVVRKGVPSVRQGKVFVVHRVVEYVTPSVVTKRFPVVTQKKVLAKVPPTVTEGNIPVVTEKKVTENLIPSVTEGKVPVVTTEKVAEQVAPSATEEIVSVPKEQENVPVMTEKEVENLIPSVTEGKVPVVPQQEIVDKVAPSATEEIVSVPKMQENVSVVTEEKAENLIPSVTEGKVPVATTEKVAEQAAPSATEEIVSVPKMQENVSVVTEEKAENLIPSVTEGKVPVATTEKVAEQAAPSATEEIVSVPKMQENVSVVTEEKAENLIPSVTEGKVPVATTEKVAEQAAPSATEEIVSVPKMQENVSVVTEEKAENLIPSVTEGKVPVATTEKVAEQAAPSATEEIVSVPKMQENVPVVTEEKAENLIPSVTEGKVPVVPQQESVDKVAPSATEEKVPVVVKEKVIEQAAPQERVIEKVPLRRQKKKFLSRSKKVSEQAAPSGTEEIVTVPKEQEQVPVVTEEKVVEEVAPSVTEEKAPVVTNQTVVEKITPTATEEEVVTQRKLVEKVAPSVEENVVDIPKREEV, via the exons ATGAAGCTCTTCGTAGTGTGGACGCTGGTCTTGGTGCTGGGAAATCTGGGAGCCGGCAGGCAGTCACTAGCCGACGGAGGGGGCTCCAAGGGGCTCCCGCAGGACGGGGCGGCCTCCCTTACCCTGGAAAACACCGATGTGGACCCATGCCGAAAACAAGACGAGGGGGGACTCAAAGAGTTACCCAAAGTTTATGATCTAACGAGCATGAAGCCAAGCTTGGAAAATGGCACTCATAACACCATCAAGACCGTGGAAAGAAGAGTCATTAACAATACAGACGAGGCGGGGCATTTAACAGGAAACAAGACAGTCGTTGAAAAGACGACAGAGACTGACGTACAGCCCAACCGAAATGTATCAAAGACTACGGAAGCACAAGTCGTTGTTgatgagaaaggtaaagaaagtggCGAAAAACATGTCACAGAGAGCGAAACGGTGACGCAAAGCACTCCAGACAACGGAACCTTAACACAGACGGTGGACGTGAAAACTGTAACGGACGAAAAGGGCAATGAAATAAACGAGGAGGTTgttataaagaaggaagcaacagtACTTACTAATGACACTAAAGAAAAGCCGAAGGACGATAAAGctgcaactcttcttcttccgaaGGATGACcaaggtaaaaacaaaacagaaactacagaaataacagaggaaagaaaggagactcTGCCCGACAATACAACGCATGAAGTcttagtaaaagagaaagaagaaatattgccTTCACAGAACAGCActaaagtgacatctgtggagacgaAGAATATTACAGAGATGGGTGATGGGCTTCAGAAGACAGaaataacagaggaaagaaaagagattctgcccagcaatataacgaatgaagatgTATTGAAAGAAGAAATATTGCCTTCACAGAACAGCActaaagtgacatctgtggagacgaAGAATATTACAGAGAAAGGTGATGGGCTTCAGAAGACAGaaataacagaggaaagaaaagagattctgcccagcaatataacgaatgaagatgTATTGAAAGAAGAAATATTGCCTTCACAGAACAGCActaaagtgacatctgtggagacgaAGAATATTACAGAGATGGGTGATGGGCTTCTGAAGACAGaaataacagaggaaagaaaagagattctgcccagcaatataacgaatgaagatgTATTGAAAGAAGAAATATTGCCTTCACAGAACAGCACTacagtgacatctgtggagacgaAGAATATTACAGAGAAGGGTGATGGGCTTCTGAGGGCagaacaaacaaaggaaagaaaggagactcTGCCCGACAATACAACGCATGAAATTGtagttaaagagaaagaagaaaaattacctTCACAGGATAGCACTAACGAGACATCCGTGGAAAGTAAGAATGTTACATATAAGGGCgatggaaaagatgtcgagaaagaaactgtaattcaaAAAGAAGTCGTTAAGAATGTGTGTAATGGCGACATCAAGGAGGTTCGTGACGAAGGACATCTTAAAGAAACAGCTGAAGACCTGAAGCACCAAGTTAGCGACGTGAAGAACaagattgaggaagaaaaggcaaaggcTGAGGAAACAAGTCCTACGCCGACCCAATGGATAGAACAAAAACCAGTTGCCGCCCCTGTCATCCAAGAAGGcaag gtcgttagaaaggtagtccctgctgtgaggccaatgaaggtcgttagaaag gtagtccctgctgtgaggccaatgaaggtcgttagaaaggtagtccctgctgtgaggccaatgaaggtcgttagaaaggGTGTGCCCTCGGTGAGACAAGGAAAAGTCTTCGTTGTGCATCGAGTTGTTGAATACGTCACCCCTTCGGTGGTAACAAAAAGATTCCCCGTTGTGACACAGAAGAAGGTTCTTGCAAAGGTTCCCCCTACGGTGACAGAAGGAAACATCCCCGTTGTTACAGAAAAGAAAGTTACTGAGAATCTTATCCCCtctgtgacagaaggaaaagtgcCGGTTGTGACAACTGAGAAGGTTGCTGAGCAGGTTGCCCCTTCGGCAACAGAAGAGATCGTCAGTGTCCCCAAGGAGCAAGAAAATGTCCCTGTCATGACAGAAAAAGAGGTTGAGAATCTTATCCCCtctgtgacagaaggaaaagtaccggtagtccctcaacaggagaTTGTTGACAAGGTTGCCCCTTCGGCGACAGAAGAGATCGTCAGTGTCCCCAAGATGCAAGAAAATGTCTCTGTCGTAAcagaagaaaaggctgagaatcttatcccctctgtgacagaaggaaaagttccgGTTGCGACAACAGAGAAGGTTGctgagcaggctgccccttcggcgACAGAAGAGATCGTCAGTGTCCCCAAGATGCAAGAAAATGTCTCTGTCGTAAcagaagaaaaggctgagaatcttatcccctctgtgacagaaggaaaagttccgGTTGCGACAACAGAGAAGGTTGctgagcaggctgccccttcggcgACAGAAGAGATCGTCAGTGTCCCCAAGATGCAAGAAAATGTCTCTGTCGTAAcagaagaaaaggctgagaatcttatcccctctgtgacagaaggaaaagttccgGTTGCGACAACAGAGAAGGTTGctgagcaggctgccccttcggcaACAGAAGAGATCGTCAGTGTCCCCAAGATGCAAGAAAATGTCTCTGTCGTAAcagaagaaaaggctgagaatcttatcccctctgtgacagaaggaaaagttccgGTTGCGACAACAGAGAAGGTTGctgagcaggctgccccttcggcaACAGAAGAGATCGTCAGTGTCCCCAAGATGCAAGAAAATGTCCCTGTCGTAAcagaagaaaaggctgagaatcttatcccctctgtgacagaaggaaaagtaccggtagtccctcaacaggagaGTGTTGACAAGGTTGCCCCTTCggcaacagaagaaaaagttcctgttgtggtAAAAGAGAAAGtcattgaacaggctgccccacaagaaagggttattgaaaaggTTCCCCTGcggcgacagaagaaaaagttcctgtcgCGGTCAAAGAAAGTTAGTGAACAGGCAGCCCCTTCGGggacagaagagattgtcactgttcccaaagagcaagaacaagtccctgttgtaacagaggaaaaggtcgTTGAAGAGGTTGCCCCCTCCGTAACAGAGGAAAAAGCtcccgttgtgacaaatcagacGGTTGTCGAAAAGATTACTCCTACCGCAACAGAGGAAGAAGTTGTCACTCAACGGAAGCTCGTTGAGAAGGTTGCCCCCTCTGTCGAGGAAAATGTAGTTGACATTCCAAAGAGGGAGGAAGTGTAG
- the LOC126999963 gene encoding titin-like isoform X41, whose amino-acid sequence MKLFVVWTLVLVLGNLGAGRQSLADGGGSKGLPQDGAASLTLENTDVDPCRKQDEGGLKELPKVYDLTSMKPSLENGTHNTIKTVERRVINNTDEAGHLTGNKTVVEKTTETDVQPNRNVSKTTEAQVVVDEKGKESGEKHVTESETVTQSTPDNGTLTQTVDVKTVTDEKGNEINEEVVIKKEATVLTNDTKEKPKDDKAATLLLPKDDQGKNKTETTEITEERKETLPDNTTHEVLVKEKEEILPSQNSTKVTSVETKNITEMGDGLQKTEITEERKEILPSNITNEDVLKEEILPSQNSTKVTSVETKNITEKGDGLQKTEITEERKEILPSNITNEDVLKEEILPSQNSTKVTSVETKNITEMGDGLLKTEITEERKEILPSNITNEDVLKEEILPSQNSTTVTSVETKNITEKGDGLLRAEQTKERKETLPDNTTHEIVVKEKEEKLPSQDSTNETSVESKNVTYKGDGKDVEKETVIQKEVVKNVCNGDIKEVRDEGHLKETAEDLKHQVSDVKNKIEEEKAKAEETSPTPTQWIEQKPVAAPVIQEGKVVRKVVPAMRPMKVVRKVVPAMRPMKVVRKVVPVMRPMRVVRKGVPSVRQGKVFVVHRVVEYVTPSVVTKRFPVVTQKKVLAKVPPTVTEGNIPVVTEKKVTENLIPSVTEGKVPVVTTEKVAEQVAPSATEEIVSVPKEQENVPVMTEKEVENLIPSVTEGKVPVVPQQEIVDKVAPSATEEIVSVPKMQENVSVVTEEKAENLIPSVTEGKVPVATTEKVAEQAAPSATEEIVSVPKMQENVSVVTEEKAENLIPSVTEGKVPVATTEKVAEQAAPSATEEIVSVPKMQENVSVVTEEKAENLIPSVTEGKVPVATTEKVAEQAAPSATEEIVSVPKMQENVSVVTEEKAENLIPSVTEGKVPVATTEKVAEQAAPSATEEIVSVPKMQENVPVVTEEKAENLIPSVTEGKVPVVPQQESVDKVAPSATEEKVPVVVKEKVIEQAAPQERVIEKVPLRRQKKKFLSRSKKVSEQAAPSGTEEIVTVPKEQEQVPVVTEEKVVEEVAPSVTEEKAPVVTNQTVVEKITPTATEEEVVTQRKLVEKVAPSVEENVVDIPKREEV is encoded by the exons ATGAAGCTCTTCGTAGTGTGGACGCTGGTCTTGGTGCTGGGAAATCTGGGAGCCGGCAGGCAGTCACTAGCCGACGGAGGGGGCTCCAAGGGGCTCCCGCAGGACGGGGCGGCCTCCCTTACCCTGGAAAACACCGATGTGGACCCATGCCGAAAACAAGACGAGGGGGGACTCAAAGAGTTACCCAAAGTTTATGATCTAACGAGCATGAAGCCAAGCTTGGAAAATGGCACTCATAACACCATCAAGACCGTGGAAAGAAGAGTCATTAACAATACAGACGAGGCGGGGCATTTAACAGGAAACAAGACAGTCGTTGAAAAGACGACAGAGACTGACGTACAGCCCAACCGAAATGTATCAAAGACTACGGAAGCACAAGTCGTTGTTgatgagaaaggtaaagaaagtggCGAAAAACATGTCACAGAGAGCGAAACGGTGACGCAAAGCACTCCAGACAACGGAACCTTAACACAGACGGTGGACGTGAAAACTGTAACGGACGAAAAGGGCAATGAAATAAACGAGGAGGTTgttataaagaaggaagcaacagtACTTACTAATGACACTAAAGAAAAGCCGAAGGACGATAAAGctgcaactcttcttcttccgaaGGATGACcaaggtaaaaacaaaacagaaactacagaaataacagaggaaagaaaggagactcTGCCCGACAATACAACGCATGAAGTcttagtaaaagagaaagaagaaatattgccTTCACAGAACAGCActaaagtgacatctgtggagacgaAGAATATTACAGAGATGGGTGATGGGCTTCAGAAGACAGaaataacagaggaaagaaaagagattctgcccagcaatataacgaatgaagatgTATTGAAAGAAGAAATATTGCCTTCACAGAACAGCActaaagtgacatctgtggagacgaAGAATATTACAGAGAAAGGTGATGGGCTTCAGAAGACAGaaataacagaggaaagaaaagagattctgcccagcaatataacgaatgaagatgTATTGAAAGAAGAAATATTGCCTTCACAGAACAGCActaaagtgacatctgtggagacgaAGAATATTACAGAGATGGGTGATGGGCTTCTGAAGACAGaaataacagaggaaagaaaagagattctgcccagcaatataacgaatgaagatgTATTGAAAGAAGAAATATTGCCTTCACAGAACAGCACTacagtgacatctgtggagacgaAGAATATTACAGAGAAGGGTGATGGGCTTCTGAGGGCagaacaaacaaaggaaagaaaggagactcTGCCCGACAATACAACGCATGAAATTGtagttaaagagaaagaagaaaaattacctTCACAGGATAGCACTAACGAGACATCCGTGGAAAGTAAGAATGTTACATATAAGGGCgatggaaaagatgtcgagaaagaaactgtaattcaaAAAGAAGTCGTTAAGAATGTGTGTAATGGCGACATCAAGGAGGTTCGTGACGAAGGACATCTTAAAGAAACAGCTGAAGACCTGAAGCACCAAGTTAGCGACGTGAAGAACaagattgaggaagaaaaggcaaaggcTGAGGAAACAAGTCCTACGCCGACCCAATGGATAGAACAAAAACCAGTTGCCGCCCCTGTCATCCAAGAAGGcaaggtcgttagaaaggtagtccctgctatgaggccaatgaaggtcgttagaaaggtagtccctgctatgaggccaatgaaggtcgttagaaag gtagtccctgttATGAGGCCAATGagg gtcgttagaaaggGTGTGCCCTCGGTGAGACAAGGAAAAGTCTTCGTTGTGCATCGAGTTGTTGAATACGTCACCCCTTCGGTGGTAACAAAAAGATTCCCCGTTGTGACACAGAAGAAGGTTCTTGCAAAGGTTCCCCCTACGGTGACAGAAGGAAACATCCCCGTTGTTACAGAAAAGAAAGTTACTGAGAATCTTATCCCCtctgtgacagaaggaaaagtgcCGGTTGTGACAACTGAGAAGGTTGCTGAGCAGGTTGCCCCTTCGGCAACAGAAGAGATCGTCAGTGTCCCCAAGGAGCAAGAAAATGTCCCTGTCATGACAGAAAAAGAGGTTGAGAATCTTATCCCCtctgtgacagaaggaaaagtaccggtagtccctcaacaggagaTTGTTGACAAGGTTGCCCCTTCGGCGACAGAAGAGATCGTCAGTGTCCCCAAGATGCAAGAAAATGTCTCTGTCGTAAcagaagaaaaggctgagaatcttatcccctctgtgacagaaggaaaagttccgGTTGCGACAACAGAGAAGGTTGctgagcaggctgccccttcggcgACAGAAGAGATCGTCAGTGTCCCCAAGATGCAAGAAAATGTCTCTGTCGTAAcagaagaaaaggctgagaatcttatcccctctgtgacagaaggaaaagttccgGTTGCGACAACAGAGAAGGTTGctgagcaggctgccccttcggcgACAGAAGAGATCGTCAGTGTCCCCAAGATGCAAGAAAATGTCTCTGTCGTAAcagaagaaaaggctgagaatcttatcccctctgtgacagaaggaaaagttccgGTTGCGACAACAGAGAAGGTTGctgagcaggctgccccttcggcaACAGAAGAGATCGTCAGTGTCCCCAAGATGCAAGAAAATGTCTCTGTCGTAAcagaagaaaaggctgagaatcttatcccctctgtgacagaaggaaaagttccgGTTGCGACAACAGAGAAGGTTGctgagcaggctgccccttcggcaACAGAAGAGATCGTCAGTGTCCCCAAGATGCAAGAAAATGTCCCTGTCGTAAcagaagaaaaggctgagaatcttatcccctctgtgacagaaggaaaagtaccggtagtccctcaacaggagaGTGTTGACAAGGTTGCCCCTTCggcaacagaagaaaaagttcctgttgtggtAAAAGAGAAAGtcattgaacaggctgccccacaagaaagggttattgaaaaggTTCCCCTGcggcgacagaagaaaaagttcctgtcgCGGTCAAAGAAAGTTAGTGAACAGGCAGCCCCTTCGGggacagaagagattgtcactgttcccaaagagcaagaacaagtccctgttgtaacagaggaaaaggtcgTTGAAGAGGTTGCCCCCTCCGTAACAGAGGAAAAAGCtcccgttgtgacaaatcagacGGTTGTCGAAAAGATTACTCCTACCGCAACAGAGGAAGAAGTTGTCACTCAACGGAAGCTCGTTGAGAAGGTTGCCCCCTCTGTCGAGGAAAATGTAGTTGACATTCCAAAGAGGGAGGAAGTGTAG
- the LOC126999963 gene encoding titin-like isoform X28 produces MKLFVVWTLVLVLGNLGAGRQSLADGGGSKGLPQDGAASLTLENTDVDPCRKQDEGGLKELPKVYDLTSMKPSLENGTHNTIKTVERRVINNTDEAGHLTGNKTVVEKTTETDVQPNRNVSKTTEAQVVVDEKGKESGEKHVTESETVTQSTPDNGTLTQTVDVKTVTDEKGNEINEEVVIKKEATVLTNDTKEKPKDDKAATLLLPKDDQGKNKTETTEITEERKETLPDNTTHEVLVKEKEEILPSQNSTKVTSVETKNITEMGDGLQKTEITEERKEILPSNITNEDVLKEEILPSQNSTKVTSVETKNITEKGDGLQKTEITEERKEILPSNITNEDVLKEEILPSQNSTKVTSVETKNITEMGDGLLKTEITEERKEILPSNITNEDVLKEEILPSQNSTTVTSVETKNITEKGDGLLRAEQTKERKETLPDNTTHEIVVKEKEEKLPSQDSTNETSVESKNVTYKGDGKDVEKETVIQKEVVKNVCNGDIKEVRDEGHLKETAEDLKHQVSDVKNKIEEEKAKAEETSPTPTQWIEQKPVAAPVIQEGKVVRKVVPAMRPMKVVRKVVPAMRPMKVVRKVVPAVRPMKVVRKVVPAVRPMKVVRKGVPSVRQGKVFVVHRVVEYVTPSVVTKRFPVVTQKKVLAKVPPTVTEGNIPVVTEKKVTENLIPSVTEGKVPVVTTEKVAEQVAPSATEEIVSVPKEQENVPVMTEKEVENLIPSVTEGKVPVVPQQEIVDKVAPSATEEIVSVPKMQENVSVVTEEKAENLIPSVTEGKVPVATTEKVAEQAAPSATEEIVSVPKMQENVSVVTEEKAENLIPSVTEGKVPVATTEKVAEQAAPSATEEIVSVPKMQENVSVVTEEKAENLIPSVTEGKVPVATTEKVAEQAAPSATEEIVSVPKMQENVSVVTEEKAENLIPSVTEGKVPVATTEKVAEQAAPSATEEIVSVPKMQENVPVVTEEKAENLIPSVTEGKVPVVPQQESVDKVAPSATEEKVPVVVKEKVIEQAAPQERVIEKVPLRRQKKKFLSRSKKVSEQAAPSGTEEIVTVPKEQEQVPVVTEEKVVEEVAPSVTEEKAPVVTNQTVVEKITPTATEEEVVTQRKLVEKVAPSVEENVVDIPKREEV; encoded by the exons ATGAAGCTCTTCGTAGTGTGGACGCTGGTCTTGGTGCTGGGAAATCTGGGAGCCGGCAGGCAGTCACTAGCCGACGGAGGGGGCTCCAAGGGGCTCCCGCAGGACGGGGCGGCCTCCCTTACCCTGGAAAACACCGATGTGGACCCATGCCGAAAACAAGACGAGGGGGGACTCAAAGAGTTACCCAAAGTTTATGATCTAACGAGCATGAAGCCAAGCTTGGAAAATGGCACTCATAACACCATCAAGACCGTGGAAAGAAGAGTCATTAACAATACAGACGAGGCGGGGCATTTAACAGGAAACAAGACAGTCGTTGAAAAGACGACAGAGACTGACGTACAGCCCAACCGAAATGTATCAAAGACTACGGAAGCACAAGTCGTTGTTgatgagaaaggtaaagaaagtggCGAAAAACATGTCACAGAGAGCGAAACGGTGACGCAAAGCACTCCAGACAACGGAACCTTAACACAGACGGTGGACGTGAAAACTGTAACGGACGAAAAGGGCAATGAAATAAACGAGGAGGTTgttataaagaaggaagcaacagtACTTACTAATGACACTAAAGAAAAGCCGAAGGACGATAAAGctgcaactcttcttcttccgaaGGATGACcaaggtaaaaacaaaacagaaactacagaaataacagaggaaagaaaggagactcTGCCCGACAATACAACGCATGAAGTcttagtaaaagagaaagaagaaatattgccTTCACAGAACAGCActaaagtgacatctgtggagacgaAGAATATTACAGAGATGGGTGATGGGCTTCAGAAGACAGaaataacagaggaaagaaaagagattctgcccagcaatataacgaatgaagatgTATTGAAAGAAGAAATATTGCCTTCACAGAACAGCActaaagtgacatctgtggagacgaAGAATATTACAGAGAAAGGTGATGGGCTTCAGAAGACAGaaataacagaggaaagaaaagagattctgcccagcaatataacgaatgaagatgTATTGAAAGAAGAAATATTGCCTTCACAGAACAGCActaaagtgacatctgtggagacgaAGAATATTACAGAGATGGGTGATGGGCTTCTGAAGACAGaaataacagaggaaagaaaagagattctgcccagcaatataacgaatgaagatgTATTGAAAGAAGAAATATTGCCTTCACAGAACAGCACTacagtgacatctgtggagacgaAGAATATTACAGAGAAGGGTGATGGGCTTCTGAGGGCagaacaaacaaaggaaagaaaggagactcTGCCCGACAATACAACGCATGAAATTGtagttaaagagaaagaagaaaaattacctTCACAGGATAGCACTAACGAGACATCCGTGGAAAGTAAGAATGTTACATATAAGGGCgatggaaaagatgtcgagaaagaaactgtaattcaaAAAGAAGTCGTTAAGAATGTGTGTAATGGCGACATCAAGGAGGTTCGTGACGAAGGACATCTTAAAGAAACAGCTGAAGACCTGAAGCACCAAGTTAGCGACGTGAAGAACaagattgaggaagaaaaggcaaaggcTGAGGAAACAAGTCCTACGCCGACCCAATGGATAGAACAAAAACCAGTTGCCGCCCCTGTCATCCAAGAAGGcaaggtcgttagaaaggtagtccctgctatgaggccaatgaaggtcgttagaaaggtagtccctgctatgaggccaatgaaggtcgttagaaag gtagtccctgctgtgaggccaatgaaggtcgttagaaaggtagtccctgctgtgaggccaatgaaggtcgttagaaaggGTGTGCCCTCGGTGAGACAAGGAAAAGTCTTCGTTGTGCATCGAGTTGTTGAATACGTCACCCCTTCGGTGGTAACAAAAAGATTCCCCGTTGTGACACAGAAGAAGGTTCTTGCAAAGGTTCCCCCTACGGTGACAGAAGGAAACATCCCCGTTGTTACAGAAAAGAAAGTTACTGAGAATCTTATCCCCtctgtgacagaaggaaaagtgcCGGTTGTGACAACTGAGAAGGTTGCTGAGCAGGTTGCCCCTTCGGCAACAGAAGAGATCGTCAGTGTCCCCAAGGAGCAAGAAAATGTCCCTGTCATGACAGAAAAAGAGGTTGAGAATCTTATCCCCtctgtgacagaaggaaaagtaccggtagtccctcaacaggagaTTGTTGACAAGGTTGCCCCTTCGGCGACAGAAGAGATCGTCAGTGTCCCCAAGATGCAAGAAAATGTCTCTGTCGTAAcagaagaaaaggctgagaatcttatcccctctgtgacagaaggaaaagttccgGTTGCGACAACAGAGAAGGTTGctgagcaggctgccccttcggcgACAGAAGAGATCGTCAGTGTCCCCAAGATGCAAGAAAATGTCTCTGTCGTAAcagaagaaaaggctgagaatcttatcccctctgtgacagaaggaaaagttccgGTTGCGACAACAGAGAAGGTTGctgagcaggctgccccttcggcgACAGAAGAGATCGTCAGTGTCCCCAAGATGCAAGAAAATGTCTCTGTCGTAAcagaagaaaaggctgagaatcttatcccctctgtgacagaaggaaaagttccgGTTGCGACAACAGAGAAGGTTGctgagcaggctgccccttcggcaACAGAAGAGATCGTCAGTGTCCCCAAGATGCAAGAAAATGTCTCTGTCGTAAcagaagaaaaggctgagaatcttatcccctctgtgacagaaggaaaagttccgGTTGCGACAACAGAGAAGGTTGctgagcaggctgccccttcggcaACAGAAGAGATCGTCAGTGTCCCCAAGATGCAAGAAAATGTCCCTGTCGTAAcagaagaaaaggctgagaatcttatcccctctgtgacagaaggaaaagtaccggtagtccctcaacaggagaGTGTTGACAAGGTTGCCCCTTCggcaacagaagaaaaagttcctgttgtggtAAAAGAGAAAGtcattgaacaggctgccccacaagaaagggttattgaaaaggTTCCCCTGcggcgacagaagaaaaagttcctgtcgCGGTCAAAGAAAGTTAGTGAACAGGCAGCCCCTTCGGggacagaagagattgtcactgttcccaaagagcaagaacaagtccctgttgtaacagaggaaaaggtcgTTGAAGAGGTTGCCCCCTCCGTAACAGAGGAAAAAGCtcccgttgtgacaaatcagacGGTTGTCGAAAAGATTACTCCTACCGCAACAGAGGAAGAAGTTGTCACTCAACGGAAGCTCGTTGAGAAGGTTGCCCCCTCTGTCGAGGAAAATGTAGTTGACATTCCAAAGAGGGAGGAAGTGTAG